TTGGCTACGGCGTCATCCTGCTGCTCACCAAGACGCTGCCCAAcgtggccggcgtcggcggccccTTCGGTCCTCAGGAAAACTCCATCGTCCAGGCTTccgccacgggcgccggcggcatggccggTGTCTTCGTCGCCGGTCTCCCCGCCATGTACAGGCTCGGCCTCCTGTCCGAGGACCCCAAGTCGGACTTCCCCCGAATCCTGACCATCACAATCATCTGCGCCTTCTTTGGCCTCTTTGCCGCAGTGCCCCTGCGCAAGTTCTTCATCATCaacgtcgcccgcgagctcAACATGGTGTTCCCTAcgcccacggccaccgcCCTGGCCATCCGCTCGATGCACGCCGTTGgctcgggcgccgccgacgccatgaagAAGATCAAGGCGCTGGGCTACGCCTTCCTGGGTGCTTTTATCCATATCGTCGTCTCTCAATACGCCGACGGTATCCTCCACAACTGGCACGTCTTTGTCTGGATCCACTCATGTAAGTCCCTGCTACGAACAACAACGTCCCTCTCGACTCACTCATACGCACCATGTATGTGGCAACGAACGCTGACTTGAAACAGGGTCAAACTACACCAGCTGGGCGCTCAACATTGACAACTGGGGCTGGTACATCCAGCTGACCCCCGCCTTCTTCGGCtccggcatcctcgtcggcctcaacgccgccatctcctGGTGGGGAGGCACCCTCGTGGCCTACGGCCTCATCGGCCCCGTCCTGGTCCACTACGGCGAGTGCATCGGCCTCGAGATTGGCGAGGGCAAGTGGGCCGGCCAGGTCAGCTTCAACAGCCTCTCGGGCGTGAGCAAGCCCGGGTACGTCCCCAGCCCCCGGTACTGGATGCTGTGGCCCGGCGTCATGGTCCTCATCGTCTACTCCCTCGTCGAGTTCGTGCTGCACTTCCGCGTCGTCTGGGACGGTGCCAGGCTCGCCTTCCGCAGCCTGGCCGTCACCGTCAACACGCAGATGCAGAAGCGCGGCAAGTCCAGCCCCTTCCTCGAGaagcaggccgccaaggccaacgaGCGTGAGAGCCTGCTCCAGGACTTTGCCGGTCCCGAGCAGCAGGTCCCGACCTGGCTTTGGGTCACGGGTGCTCTCGTCATGGTCGTCGTGTCGTGCTTCGTGTGCCACTTCCAGTTCCACATGAACGCCGGCCTCGCTATCCTGGcctgcctcctcggcctcatcTTTGCCTTCCTCTCCATCTACGGCGGTGCTGTCACCGACACCGCGCCCCTgaccgcctcgtccaagGCCTCCCAGCTCGTCTTCGGTGGCATCACAAAGGGCCACATGGATGTCAAGAGCGCGCAGAGGGTCAACCTCATTGCCGGCAACATCGCCTCGGGCTGCGCTGACGTTGCCACCTCCCTGACCAGTGACTTCCGTGTCGGCTTCCTCCTGAAGACGCCTCCTCACCTGCAGTTCTACGCGCAGGCCATGGGCGCCCTGGTttccgtcttcctcgcccccggCATCTTTGTCCTGTTCATGTCCGCCTACCCTTGTGTCTGGAAGGAGGTCAGCGCCAAGGAACAGGCCACCTGTCCCTTCCAGGCTCCCTCGGTCGTTGCCTGGAAGgctgtcgccgaggccgtgacCCTGGACAAGATCCCCATCCCGCTGTCCTGCACCATCTTCTCCAtcgtcatgggcgtcgtTGCTGCTCTGCAGGCCGTCTTCAAGAACTTCTACCTTGTCGGCGACCGACAAAAGTATCGCAACTGGCTCCCCAACTGGATGGCCATTGGTGTCGCCTGGGTCCTGGGTGTCGATTCCGGCTacgccaacgccatcctCTTCGGCTCCATCACGGCCTATTTCTGGCAGAGGAAGTCGCTCAAGAACTTCGAGATGTACGCCTTCagcgtggccgccggcttgATTGCAGGCGAGGGTCTGGCTGGTgtcgtcaacgccgccctGACCTTGGGTGAGGTCGACGGTGGCGTCAAGGGCACCATGATGGGCCTACCGGGGCAGTTTTAATTTTAGTAATGATGATAGCGATGATGGACTGATACCCCCACGAACCCCGTGACGTGGGGCGGACGAGAATAAATACGGCACTGCATACTGCTTATACGGTACTATCTAGTACTGATAAATGACGTGCTCTTGGAGCCAAGCCGCTCGTGGGTGACTGTGCGTGTTGTGTCCCGCCGCGTTGGATGTGTGGCCTCAACGCATACGCTGGGGGGAGGACTCAAGATGCCTCGTCTACAGTACGACAGCTGCATCGTCCCAGGCATGCTGAATACGTAAGAGGAACGTCGATCGGCCAAGACTTTgttgaggcgccgccgcgcaaagGTCCCTGACAGACGCGCTGCATGTGGTCAGTCACTCCTATTCAACCTCAACCACCTCGAGAGGATCATGCGTCACGGGGCAGGAGCTTGGCCATCGTATCGACAGTCCCGAGCACAAGTGGATGCAGGTACAGCGCGTCTTACACGACCTGTACCATTGGGAGGATGGGCTATAGCAGCTGGCGTCCCGTCTTGTTCCAactgctgctgtgctgcgtTGCACTGGCAAGTGGTTGGCAGCAACTCAGTATGTAAGTTGTAAGTAGTACCTCGTAATTGTAAAAAGGAAATGCCACGAGGGGGCGGGACTCCGCATGGGTTCCCACCGATGGTGGCTGGCTCGTGATCGACTGCGGATTGGGCCCACAGGCGTTGtgcgccgccgatgccgttcCTGTTGGCTGGAGGAGCCGCACGTTGCTCCTCGTGGACTGAGCTCTGTCAACGTGCACCCTGAACAATAAAGGCTGAAACTCCGACTTGACGCTTTGGTGATTATTCGCGCCGCTCCATGCAGAACTCGCTGCCCCCTCAGGGCCCGCCAGTCATCTATGAAGCGGGCACGGGGCTGCCTCCCCGGATCTTTGATGCCATCACGAGAACACCCAGTCCATACAGTGGGGGCTGCTTGCCAATGATACTGTGTAAAATGACCATAATTCTGGGGGCTCGCAACTCCACCATCGCCATCAAGTGTTGTTAGCTCAACTCGCCCGCAACATGGCGCGCCCGTGCACCAACCTCACAGATAGATGAGAGGTCATTGGCGGTATAGTAGCCATACTAGCACAATAGCAACTGCGGGCACTATGTCCATCGTGGGTCTTTCATGTAACTATACGCCTCTTTCCCCATACTGTATCGCGCGCGCCATTCGCCCACCCAACTCTCCGAGAGACAGATATATTGCCCGGGCCACGCCTTCGACAATAAAGGCCCTAGTCCATCGCCTCCACGACCGCCTCAACATTCTTCACGCTCATCACATCAACAAGTGTGCCATATTTTCCCTGTCCGCAGCTTCCATCATGCGGGCCCTTTCActtctccttggccttgccgctCTCGGCAGCGCCTTCGTCATCCCGGAGAACATGACCGACGGCGTGTACGAGGTCATAGTGGACCACGCCGGCAACGAGCTCCATCGCCGCAttggcgacgcggacgtTGTAGGTCCCATAAGGATAAGAGATACCAACCGGAGGAAACTCGAGTCCCGTGCGTGGAAGGACAAATTAAAGACCAACTGCAACTGCTGGCACGACCTCAAACACTCCGacaccgacggcgccgtcgacgctctcGTGTATCAGATTGGGCCGATGCGGCAATTCAAGGGACCAAGCGTATTTTCCATCAAGGGAGACGTTGTTGCCTTCGCCTGCAACCCCGGCACGAAAAAGACGTATACGTCCAACTGGCTCATACCACGGTTGCTGGACGAAGTGACCGAGAAATGTGGTACCTACGtgagcggcgcggccagACAGGACAACGGCGGAGATTACCCGGTGGCATACGTGGGCTACATGGAGAGCCTTCCTGGTTACTCTCTTTGCCCTACGGTTATGAATTATTTTAAGGATGACCATTGTTGATGCccgggggtggggggtggCTCGTGACGCACATTTGCGATTGGATTTACAAAGCACATGAGGGCCAGCAatcgatgatgatggactCGGGCAccgggagcagcagcgcatgGGCGAACAGGATATGCGTGTGTGCGAGGAGAGCGACTGAGACGCGCGGCCGAGCGAGAGCGCCATCGATCGTCAACAACTTTATTTTTGATCTGTATATATTAGCCGCGAGTATCTACCAAGTGCTACCAGCAGCTTTCATGTACGTAGTCTGCTATACGAACACGACCCACCGTCTAGAGCGGATCCATGCAACGTCCAAGGGGTGCCAAGTGCTACAAGTGCCACAATGTCTAATCAAGTGCGCACCAAGGCATCTTCAGTTTGTCAAGCGGGTAATGTCGCGTCCGAGACAATGCTACAGCAAACGGCTGGGAGCTGCACGTGCTCGGCATGCACGCGGCAGGCTGAGAGCGTGGGGGTGAGTTATGTATGTCTGGGACGCCAACCAAAAGGCCACCACCAAGAATTTGGCACGTCACATTCGCTTGGCTGTCGGCTCTTGACACGTGGTGCAACCGATGCATTGCCTTTCGTCACCAGGACTTTTCAGGCTCCCTGAAGACGAATCTCGGGGGGCACCAGACGGGGCGTTTCCCTTCACGAATGACGAGTATTGATGGTTTCGGAGTCCCAAGCGTTTCATTGCAGTCTTTCCCAACTAAGCCTAGACGTTCTGGTACACTCGCGAATCCTCGACGGCAatcatcgtcgccaacctCGTTGACCCCTGACGTAGACCCTCTTCCGCCGCATGTTCAACCTGCGCTCCTTCAACGGCGGCTGTCTCAACAGTCAACAACCCCTGTCATCCCGTCTTTTGCTAGGAACAGTCTACCATAAGCTTATTGTATGTATGGTGCATGTACACCTGGCAGCTGCCCCCCTCGGTGCACTAAGAGCCGTTGTGAAATTGTAACATTAGCAACAGCGCGATGGCCGACTTTATATATGCACGCATTGCTTACCTTTCCATACTGACATTGGGGTTTCCTTTGTGCCTTTATAATCTTAAAGATAATATAAGGGTAGATTCTGGAGGGTCGTTGTTGTCCCTTATCGGATGGCGGTGCGACGCTATATCTCGTATACTCGCACGTCTGGTCCCTAACGTTACACTATGGGGTTTCATGGTTCGACCCATTAGTTAGCGCTCCGCAGCCTCTAGACCTATCCAATACATGTAAATGAATGGATAAGTGAGAAGAAAGATCATAATCTTAGATTGGTACCTCGTTCGGGGCGCTCAAGTTTTTCTCGTCGGCATATTCTTGGGCCTGGCCTTTGTCTTTGAAATAAGGCATATCGTATACGGggaggccggcgcggacgcATGGTGCGCTGGCATGGAGGAGCAAgagcgcgagcagggcggccggcATCATGTTGTGAGGATTGAGATGGAAGCAAGACGTGCAGAAACTCGAGGTTGGCGCAAGTAAAAAGCGTGATGGCAGCAGAATGAAAATGGTCGGGCCCGGCACCTTCTAGAGTCAACGGAGTGGAACAGCAAAcacctgctgctgggccagGTCGGCACCGCTCGTTTTATATGCTCGCGAGAGGCGGTTTATTGTTGCCTAGTCCAATAGAAATGGACA
This region of Purpureocillium takamizusanense chromosome 9, complete sequence genomic DNA includes:
- a CDS encoding uncharacterized protein (COG:S~TransMembrane:13 (i67-89o95-114i135-154o174-192i237-255o286-307i364-389o444-463i470-491o561-586i625-646o666-693i705-727o)~EggNog:ENOG503NXS7), which codes for MADASPTIHARDAQYAPMGNIEKHPSVEAVDVASVTKSNSEETDERITDLFVSFPEVKGIAPETNPLTVRAVLTGIVLGSLVNASNVYLGLKTGFTFTANMFGAIFGYGVILLLTKTLPNVAGVGGPFGPQENSIVQASATGAGGMAGVFVAGLPAMYRLGLLSEDPKSDFPRILTITIICAFFGLFAAVPLRKFFIINVARELNMVFPTPTATALAIRSMHAVGSGAADAMKKIKALGYAFLGAFIHIVVSQYADGILHNWHVFVWIHSWSNYTSWALNIDNWGWYIQLTPAFFGSGILVGLNAAISWWGGTLVAYGLIGPVLVHYGECIGLEIGEGKWAGQVSFNSLSGVSKPGYVPSPRYWMLWPGVMVLIVYSLVEFVLHFRVVWDGARLAFRSLAVTVNTQMQKRGKSSPFLEKQAAKANERESLLQDFAGPEQQVPTWLWVTGALVMVVVSCFVCHFQFHMNAGLAILACLLGLIFAFLSIYGGAVTDTAPLTASSKASQLVFGGITKGHMDVKSAQRVNLIAGNIASGCADVATSLTSDFRVGFLLKTPPHLQFYAQAMGALVSVFLAPGIFVLFMSAYPCVWKEVSAKEQATCPFQAPSVVAWKAVAEAVTLDKIPIPLSCTIFSIVMGVVAALQAVFKNFYLVGDRQKYRNWLPNWMAIGVAWVLGVDSGYANAILFGSITAYFWQRKSLKNFEMYAFSVAAGLIAGEGLAGVVNAALTLGEVDGGVKGTMMGLPGQF
- a CDS encoding uncharacterized protein (SECRETED:SignalP(1-16~SECRETED:cutsite=GSA-FV~SECRETED:prob=0.7392)~EggNog:ENOG503P7J9), encoding MRALSLLLGLAALGSAFVIPENMTDGVYEVIVDHAGNELHRRIGDADVVGPIRIRDTNRRKLESRAWKDKLKTNCNCWHDLKHSDTDGAVDALVYQIGPMRQFKGPSVFSIKGDVVAFACNPGTKKTYTSNWLIPRLLDEVTEKCGTYVSGAARQDNGGDYPVAYVGYMESLPGYSLCPTVMNYFKDDHC